Below is a genomic region from Demequina sp. NBRC 110054.
GAGGCCGAACGCTTGGGCGTCGTGCTCGTCCACGAGGATCGCGTCGGGGAAGCGGCGCTCGAGCTCGGCGCGGCTGGCCTCGTCGAAGGCCGAGGGCAGGTAGGCGATGTGCTCCTGGCCCGGCGTGGCGTCGAGCACGGCGAGCGCGGTGTCGAGGTGGTAGAAGTCGGCGCGCACCAGGCGCAGCGACACGACCTCGCGACCGAAGGTGCGAGCCATCTCCTCGTGCGAGGAGGTGTCGGTGCGGAAGCCGGTCCCGGCGAACAGGGTGTCGCCGATCAGCAGCACGTCGCCCTCGCCCTCGTTGACCTCCTCGGCGTCGATCACGTCGAGGCCCGCGCGGCGGAACCAGTCGGCGTACAGGCCGGACTCGGGGGCGCGCTCGGCGTGCGTGAACCTGGCGGTGTAGGCCTTGCCGTCCACGACGAGGCCGCCGTTGGCCGCGAAGACCATGTCGGGCAGCCCCTCGCCGGGCTCGACCTCCTGGATCGTGAAGCCGAGGCGCACGAAGACGCGGCGCAGCTCGTCCCACTGGGACAGCGCACGTGCGGTGTCCGTGGGGTTCTCGGGCTGCATCCAGGGGTTGATCGAGTAGGACACGGTGAAGTGCGTCGGACGGCACATCAGCACGGTCAGGGGCGTCGCGGTGCGCTCGCGGCGGAGCTGCGCGGTGGCGGTGATGGTCACAGGGAACCTCCTTCGCTCTCAAGCGTGACAGAGATTCCGTGACGATTTCGTGACCCTCAATCGTGAATCCAGCGACTTGTCTCTGGTTTACGATGGAAACCTGCGAATGAGTGCAGCAAGGGGGCGGGATGACTATCGACGGCCTGGATCGCCGGATCCTGGACGAGCTCAAGCTCGATGGACGCATCAGCTATCAGGACATGGGCGAGCGCATCGGCCTGTCGCCGACCGCGGTCAAGCGCCGCATGGACCGCATGACCGCCGCGGGTGTCATCCGCGGGTACACCGTACTGGTGGATCCGACGGTCGACGGACGCGATACCGAGGCCTTCGTTGAGGTGTTCTGCCGCGGCACCGTCGGACCCGACGAGCTGCGCCGCATCCTGTCGGGCATCCCCGACGTGATCGAGGCGCAGACCGTCACCGGCGAGGCCGATGCGCTCGTCCGCCTGCGTGCGAGCAGCATGCCGTCGCTCGAGGAGGCGCTCGAGAAGGTGCGGCTCGCGCCTCAGGTCGACTCGACCCGGTCCGCGATCGTGCTCTCGCAACTCATCGCCCGCAGGGACTGAGGCCAGCCGCGCTCGCCGGGCCCCGCGCCGGCGCCTCTGTCTGCGGTGTCGCGGTGATCGGCGCTCGTCAGACCCAGTTGTCGATGCGCATGTGCATGCGCCAGTAGTCGTACGGGATGGGGTCGCCCGACCACAGCGGCCAGAAGTAGCCGGCCACGATCAGGACGATGCCGACGTAGACGCCCACCGCGATCGTGCCCCAGCGCGACCAGGTGCCTGGACCGTCGGGTTGGGCGATCCTCTGCAGCATCCATGCGACGACCATCACGAGGAACGGGATGAAGACCACCGAGTAGAAGGTGAAGATCGTGCGGTACGAGTACGGGAGCCACGGGACCCAGCCGGCGAAGACGCCGATGCTCAGGATCAGGCCCGTCGTGTCGCGGTGGCGGATCAGCCGGTAGAAGACGAAGAGCAGCGCGGCGACGCCCACCCACCAGATCGCGACGTTGCCGATCGAGGAGATCGCCGACACGCACCGGTCCGCCCCGCAGTCCACGTCCTCGACGTCGGTGAAGTGGAACGCGGTCGGACGGAGCTGGAGCATCCATCCCCACGGGTTCGCCTGGTAGTCGTGCGGCGTCGTGAGCCCCGTGTGGAAGTCCCACATCTGCCGGTGGTACTCGAGGAGGGACCGCAGCGACTCGGGAAGCCACGTGACTCCCTCGCCCGGGTGGTTCTCCGCCCATTGGCGCGCGTACGAGCCGTCGGTCGCGAACCAGTTCCACCACGTCGCGATGTAGACCGCGGGCGTGAGCACGAGCGTCGCGAAGAAGGTGGGGATCGCGCGCCCCACGGATCCGAGGAGCCAATGCTCGATCCCGGCGTCGCGGCGCGCGGTGATGTCCCAGATGACGGACAGCACCATGAACGCGGCGAGGAAGTACCCCCCGGACCACTTCGTCGCGAGCCCGAGGCTGAGGACGACGATCGCCCCGAGGCGCATCCAGCGCACGCCCATGTCGGGGCCGAAGCCGAGAGTCGGGTCCTTGCCCTCGTCTCTCAGGCGCGCCATCGTCGCGCCCAACCTGCGCCGGAATCTCTCCCTGTCCCACACGATGAGGCCGAAGCCCGCGACCGCGAAGAAGGCGAGGAAGCCGTCGAGCAGCGCGGTGCGCGACATCGTGATCGCGAGCCCGTCGACCGCGAGCAGCACGCCCGCGATGCCTCCGAACAGCGTGGAGCGCAGCATCGTGCGCGCGATGAGCGCGGTGATCACGACGACGGCGACGCCGAAGAGGGCCTCGGTGAAGCGCCACCCGAAGGGCGTGGGGCCGAAGATCTTCATGCCCGCCGCGATGAGCAGCTTGCCGACCATCGGGTGCACCACATAGTCGCCCTCGGAGGACAGCCCCGAGTAGTCGCCGCGCGCGAAGGCCTGGTCGGCGCCCTCCCAGTTGCCCTCGTAGCCGTAGACGAGGAGCGAGAACGCGCCGCGCGGGTAGTACACCTCGTCGAACACGAGCTTCGTGGGGTACCCGAGGTTGGCGAAGCGCAGCAGCGCAGCAAGCGCGCCGACCCCGACAGCCATCAGC
It encodes:
- the ddaH gene encoding dimethylargininase — encoded protein: MTITATAQLRRERTATPLTVLMCRPTHFTVSYSINPWMQPENPTDTARALSQWDELRRVFVRLGFTIQEVEPGEGLPDMVFAANGGLVVDGKAYTARFTHAERAPESGLYADWFRRAGLDVIDAEEVNEGEGDVLLIGDTLFAGTGFRTDTSSHEEMARTFGREVVSLRLVRADFYHLDTALAVLDATPGQEHIAYLPSAFDEASRAELERRFPDAILVDEHDAQAFGLNAVSDGLHVITAARATAFQHQLREAGYEPIGVDLTELLLAGGGAKCCTLVLRDRPASPVAGDAEATTASSLPHSPASSTPKEAR
- a CDS encoding Lrp/AsnC family transcriptional regulator produces the protein MTIDGLDRRILDELKLDGRISYQDMGERIGLSPTAVKRRMDRMTAAGVIRGYTVLVDPTVDGRDTEAFVEVFCRGTVGPDELRRILSGIPDVIEAQTVTGEADALVRLRASSMPSLEEALEKVRLAPQVDSTRSAIVLSQLIARRD
- a CDS encoding dolichyl-phosphate-mannose--protein mannosyltransferase; this encodes MNWGWVFRWRVQLMAVGVGALAALLRFANLGYPTKLVFDEVYYPRGAFSLLVYGYEGNWEGADQAFARGDYSGLSSEGDYVVHPMVGKLLIAAGMKIFGPTPFGWRFTEALFGVAVVVITALIARTMLRSTLFGGIAGVLLAVDGLAITMSRTALLDGFLAFFAVAGFGLIVWDRERFRRRLGATMARLRDEGKDPTLGFGPDMGVRWMRLGAIVVLSLGLATKWSGGYFLAAFMVLSVIWDITARRDAGIEHWLLGSVGRAIPTFFATLVLTPAVYIATWWNWFATDGSYARQWAENHPGEGVTWLPESLRSLLEYHRQMWDFHTGLTTPHDYQANPWGWMLQLRPTAFHFTDVEDVDCGADRCVSAISSIGNVAIWWVGVAALLFVFYRLIRHRDTTGLILSIGVFAGWVPWLPYSYRTIFTFYSVVFIPFLVMVVAWMLQRIAQPDGPGTWSRWGTIAVGVYVGIVLIVAGYFWPLWSGDPIPYDYWRMHMRIDNWV